One window of the Zea mays cultivar B73 chromosome 3, Zm-B73-REFERENCE-NAM-5.0, whole genome shotgun sequence genome contains the following:
- the LOC103650918 gene encoding ubinuclein-1, with the protein MEDPVAVPSSSLTDPAAAAAARVPGAVAAAPGVTSAPSALAPTQPPATAAAVSEAATPCQRQLFTVELRPGETTIVSWKKLLKEAGHTAAAPPVAVEPAFAAHAGPSGPAHPAENDPKDPTQPNRFNAVIEKIERLYMGKHSSDEEDLNDVPDDDQYDTEDSFIDDAELDEYFEVDNLKTKHDGYFVNKGKLEQIEPGTAANVAPKKRRRKDASSSYLESNHLGPIDYFDIGDVPEKSSARGTVQTGKQLVSSNVSSYGQYHEDNRVVKNKISGPGGAPKRKSSEFSGDAAARAKIIKDVSHAPLELRDMEKHKAAALPVDYAHKSKISETFDYAYPAYRDKGTSGQLDFQQRKISRENQGPSNRTYRKEKHGTNEYPGIAMATAVYSTQTMHPVVGREGSGTKPKGTRLERAIRDLQKIVAEYRPPTIDINEVDPNGQVAVKRRLPPEIKQKLAKVARLSANNGKIQEHELMNRLMGIVGHLVQRRTLKRNMKEMVESGISAKLEKADRFQRVKLEINEMIKERMATKSKVNEQDGSADDFQVANDERRALKTKYTMDTALEDKMCDLYDMYVEGMDEDKGPQSRKLYVELAELWPHGCMDNVGIKDAIYRSKERRRLLYSQQKVRSEERMKRKRLAATAKLPDGLAVAMQSGVAPQVAQPPITNPITYHTADYGQNPGLKYFDRARETSSSAIPDDGNRIAGEVKKKKRKPEYDPVDTQANLPRAPMPHGSEKQKPSKPADEASAGSLPSMATTQTVLGLPSVLGHNQQPS; encoded by the exons ATGGAAGACCCCGTGGCGGTACCCTCCTCGTCCTTGACCGACCCTGCCGCTGCCGCCGCAGCTAGGGTTCCGGGTGCGGTGGCAGCAGCCCCTGGCGTCACCTCTGCGCCGTCCGCTCTCGCTCCGACGCAGCCGCCTGCCACCGCGGCCGCGGTCTCTGAAGCCGCGACGCCGTGCCAGAGGCAGCTGTTCACAGTGGAGCTGCGGCCAGGGGAGACCACAATCGTGTCGTGGAAGAAGCTTCTCAAGGAGGCCGGGCACACCGCCGCGGCACCGCCAGTGGCGGTGGAGCCAGCGTTCGCCGCACATGCGGGCCCATCTGGTCCG GCACATCCTGCAGAAAATGACCCAAAGGATCCAACACAGCCAAATCGGTTCAATGCAGTGATTGAAAAAATAGAGCGCCTTTACATG GGAAAACATAGCAGCGATGAAGAGGATCTTAATGATGTACCAGATGATGATCAGTATGACACTGAGGATTCTTTCATTGATGATGCCGAATTG GATGAATATTTCGAAGTTGATAATTTGAAAACTAAGCATGATGGCTATTTTGTGAACAAGGGAAAATTGGAACAGAT TGAACCTGGTACAGCGGCAAATGTTGCTCCAAAGAAAAGGAGAAGAAAGGATGCATCAAGTTCTTATCTGGAGAGTAATCACCTTGGTCCAATTGATTATTTTGATATTGGCGATGTACCTGAAAAATCCTCTGCAAGAGGTACTGTGCAGACGGGAAAACAGTTAGTTAGTAGCAACGTAAGTTCTTATGGTCAATACCATGAGGACAATAGAGTGGTGAAGAATAAAATCAGTGGTCCTGGAGGAGCCCCTAAAAGAAAATCTTCTGAATTCTCGGGTGACGCTGCAGCACGAGCTAAGATTATTAAGGATGTCTCGCATGCTCCTTTGGAGCTAAGAGACATGGAAAAGCATAAAGCTGCAGCACTACCTGTTGACTATGCACATAAGTCAAAAATCAGCGAAACATTTGATTATGCATATCCAGCTTATAGGGATAAAGGCACTTCAGGGCAACTTGATTTCCAACAAAGAAAGATAAGCAGGGAAAATCAAGGTCCATCAAATAGAACCTATCGCAAAGAGAAACATGGAACAAATGAATATCCTGGCATCGCTATGGCTACTGCGGTCTATTCTACACAAACAATG CACCCAGTTGTTGGTAGGGAGGGTTCAGGAACTAAACCCAAAGGCACCAGGCTTGAGCGAGCTATTCGCGATCTCCAGAAGATCGTTGCAGAAT ACAGACCACCAACAATTGATATTAATGAGGTAGATCCAAATGGCCAGGTAGCAGTTAAAAGACGGTTGCCTCCTGAAATAAAGCAAAAGCTTGCGAAGGTTGCAAGGTTATCG GCAAATAACGGAAAGATCCAAGAACATGAGCTAATGAATCGCCTCATGGGCATAGTTGGACACCTTGTTCAGCGCAGGACACTGAAG AGAAACATGAAAGAAATGGTAGAATCTGGTATATCTGCTAAACTGGAGAAGGCTGACAGGTTTCAGCGTGTAAAATTGGAGATCAATGAGATGATTAAAGAGCGTATGGCTACAAAGTCCAAG GTCAATGAACAGGATGGTTCAGCTGATGATTTTCAGGTTGCTAATGATGAAAGAAGAGCTTTAAAAACAAAGTATACAATGGATACTGCATTGGAGGACAAGATGTGTGATCTGTATGATATGTATGTTGAG GGTATGGATGAAGACAAGGGCCCTCAAAGCAGGAAGTTATATGTAGAG CTTGCCGAGTTATGGCCTCATGGTTGCATGGACAATGTCGGGATCAAAGATGCCATTTATAGATCAAAGGAGCGAAGAAGATTATTGTACAGCCAGCAAAAG GTTCGCAGTGAAGAGAGAATGAAGAGGAAGAGGCTGGCTGCAACAGCAAAGCTGCCAGATGGCCTCGCAGTTGCAATGCAAAGTGGAGTTGCCCCACAAGTTGCACAGCCACCCATAACAAATCCCATCACATACCATACGGCTGATTATGGACAGAACCCGGGGTTAAAATATTTTGATAGGGCTCGTGAAACGAGCTCCAGTGCAATCCCTGATGACGGCAACAGAATTGCTGGTGAGgtcaagaagaagaaaagaaaacctGAATATGACCCTGTAGATACACAAGCTAACCTACCAAGGGCTCCCATGCCGCACGGGAGCGAGAAGCAAAAGCCTTCTAAGCCTGCTGACGAGGCCAGTGCTGGTAGCCTGCCCTCCATGGCGACAACTCAAACTGTGCTTGGCCTACCGTCGGTGCTTGGTCATAACCAACAACCTAGCTGA